The following proteins come from a genomic window of Gimesia chilikensis:
- a CDS encoding 3-deoxy-D-manno-octulosonic acid transferase, whose translation MRLVSYLLNLVYGLLLIAVSPVLAYRALVLKKYRSGWSQKFLGKLPEREGDRPCFWFHAVSVGEVLQLPPLLTILSEQHPELEFVITTTTHTGYAVAQEKFPGHTVCYFPLDFSWSVKRALQRIRPSAVILVEMELWPNFVLAADRMGIPVSIINGRLSEKSFRGYWRLRALIGPLLNRLELMAVQTEAYAERFSRLAGTSERIQVTGSIKFDGIEVERGNQLTRELRDTFQLKQREMVLIAGSTQDPEERIALDVYLELRRQYPDLRLILVPRHQERFEEVAALVRSYGLPLICRSQQSDEEQGRFIPFSTSERPPICLLDTLGELKACWGLADFAFVGGSLTKRGGQNMIEPAGYGAALLFGPNTWNFKDIVAALLQHQAATVVRNQAELEGQLSNWFRNPEAAREQGARAQEFVLSQRGATLRTAELLMRSLDEAARSTGKAA comes from the coding sequence GTGCGTTTGGTTTCGTATCTGTTGAACCTGGTTTACGGTCTGCTGCTGATCGCGGTCTCTCCCGTGTTGGCCTACCGTGCTCTGGTGTTGAAGAAATATCGCTCAGGCTGGAGCCAGAAGTTTCTCGGTAAGCTGCCCGAACGTGAAGGGGATCGTCCCTGTTTCTGGTTTCACGCGGTCAGTGTAGGCGAAGTGCTGCAGCTTCCACCGCTGCTGACAATTCTGAGTGAACAACATCCGGAACTGGAATTCGTGATCACGACGACTACCCACACTGGGTATGCGGTGGCCCAGGAAAAGTTTCCCGGCCATACGGTCTGCTATTTCCCGTTGGATTTCTCCTGGTCCGTAAAACGAGCCCTGCAGCGGATCCGTCCCTCGGCGGTGATTCTGGTCGAAATGGAACTCTGGCCGAACTTTGTTCTGGCAGCAGACCGGATGGGGATTCCTGTATCCATCATCAATGGTCGCTTGAGTGAAAAGAGTTTCCGCGGATACTGGCGGTTGCGAGCTCTGATCGGTCCACTACTGAATCGTCTGGAGCTCATGGCTGTACAGACTGAAGCTTACGCAGAGCGATTTTCGCGGCTGGCCGGAACGTCTGAGCGGATTCAGGTGACCGGGTCCATCAAGTTTGACGGAATTGAAGTGGAACGAGGTAATCAACTGACCCGGGAATTACGAGATACCTTTCAGTTGAAGCAGAGAGAAATGGTGCTGATCGCGGGCAGTACTCAGGATCCGGAGGAGAGAATTGCGCTGGATGTTTACCTTGAGCTTCGTCGGCAGTATCCAGATCTGCGTCTGATCCTCGTACCACGGCATCAGGAGCGTTTTGAGGAAGTGGCAGCACTGGTCAGAAGTTACGGGTTGCCTTTGATTTGTCGAAGTCAGCAGTCTGACGAGGAGCAGGGCCGGTTCATCCCCTTTTCGACCTCGGAAAGACCCCCGATCTGTCTGCTGGATACACTGGGAGAGTTAAAAGCCTGTTGGGGGCTGGCCGATTTCGCTTTTGTGGGAGGTAGCCTGACGAAGCGAGGAGGGCAGAATATGATTGAGCCTGCCGGGTACGGTGCGGCCTTGTTATTCGGTCCCAATACCTGGAATTTCAAGGATATCGTTGCTGCTCTATTGCAGCATCAGGCGGCAACGGTGGTTCGGAATCAGGCGGAACTCGAAGGACAGCTTTCGAACTGGTTCAGGAATCCTGAGGCTGCCCGGGAGCAGGGGGCCAGAGCGCAGGAGTTCGTCTTGAGTCAGCGGGGGGCCACACTGCGGACAGCAGAACTGTTAATGCGGTCACTGGATGAAGCGGCACGCTCTACCGGCAAGGCCGCTTGA
- the metK gene encoding methionine adenosyltransferase, whose translation MAKFSFTSESVSMGHPDKVSDQVSDGILDALLAEDPYSRVACETLCTTDFVLLAGEITSNANVDYEKIARDVIRDIGYTSEDIGFNADTCEVLVKLHQQSADIAQGVDAEGAGDQGLMFGYACNQTEEYMPVPIALSHRILNKLTEIRQNGEVNWLLPDSKSQVTVEYEDGKPVGVSAVVVSTQHTDDVTQAEIREFIIEKVIKDVIPADFLSDDTKYHINPTGRFVIGGPHGDAGLTGRKIIVDTYGGWGRHGGGAFSGKDSTKVDRSAAYMARYIAKNIVASGLATECEVQLSYAIGVVEPTSVFVDTKGTSVIPEEKISELVRELFPLNPQGIIEHLQLRRPIFRKTTWGGHFGRNDPDFTWEATDKAAELRDAAGLGNEVPEPQFAIS comes from the coding sequence ATGGCTAAATTTTCGTTCACAAGTGAATCTGTCAGTATGGGACATCCTGACAAAGTCTCTGACCAGGTTTCCGATGGCATTCTGGATGCACTGCTTGCTGAAGATCCTTACTCACGCGTCGCTTGTGAAACTCTGTGTACCACAGACTTCGTTCTGCTTGCCGGTGAAATCACCAGCAACGCCAACGTCGATTACGAGAAAATTGCCCGCGATGTCATTCGCGACATCGGTTACACCAGCGAAGACATCGGTTTCAACGCAGATACCTGCGAAGTGCTGGTGAAATTGCATCAGCAGAGTGCAGATATTGCCCAGGGCGTCGACGCCGAAGGGGCTGGCGACCAGGGGCTGATGTTCGGTTATGCCTGCAATCAGACGGAAGAGTACATGCCGGTACCAATTGCTCTGTCGCACCGCATTCTGAATAAACTGACTGAAATCCGTCAGAACGGCGAAGTGAACTGGCTGCTGCCGGACAGCAAAAGCCAGGTCACTGTCGAATACGAAGACGGCAAGCCTGTCGGTGTTTCCGCGGTTGTTGTTTCAACCCAGCACACTGATGATGTTACTCAGGCTGAGATTCGTGAATTTATCATCGAGAAGGTCATCAAGGATGTCATTCCTGCCGACTTTTTGAGTGATGATACCAAATATCATATCAATCCGACCGGGCGGTTTGTGATCGGCGGACCTCACGGTGACGCTGGTTTGACTGGACGTAAGATTATTGTCGATACCTACGGTGGCTGGGGCCGTCATGGCGGCGGTGCTTTCAGTGGCAAAGACTCTACCAAAGTAGACCGCTCCGCAGCATACATGGCTCGTTACATTGCCAAGAACATCGTTGCCTCAGGTCTGGCTACAGAGTGTGAAGTTCAGCTTTCCTATGCGATTGGTGTAGTCGAGCCGACCAGCGTGTTTGTGGACACCAAGGGCACTTCCGTTATTCCGGAAGAGAAGATTTCTGAACTGGTTCGTGAGCTGTTCCCACTGAATCCGCAGGGGATCATCGAACACCTGCAGCTGCGTCGTCCCATTTTCAGAAAGACTACCTGGGGCGGACATTTTGGTCGGAACGATCCCGATTTTACGTGGGAAGCAACCGACAAAGCTGCTGAACTGAGAGACGCTGCTGGCCTGGGAAATGAAGTTCCCGAGCCTCAATTTGCCATTTCCTGA
- a CDS encoding 3-oxoacyl-ACP synthase III family protein, translating into MSLKVQTKNQVNSNDLESVLDASGLLDQQISLAPENKKIESKRGRQVISQRTNSLLGVQIVSSGSYVPDNVVTNQDLQKRYGFDPEWIEQRTGILERRHAPEGIATSDLCYEAAQKAIRAARVNPEDIDLLIVGTFTPDFQCPSVACLVQDRLGLDAPAIDLQAACAGFMYALVTAAQYVATGNSKLALVIGGDCNSRIVNPEDRRVAPLFGDGAGAVLLAKGDPHQGLTCYQTGSDGSGCSLLDRPAGGTRNPATAEDIQEGRHFLNMDGRSVFKWAVRTVADSIDLMLTKTGMSVHDVDLFLMHQANIRIIDSACDQLGIPREKVYNNLDRYGNTSGGSIPIVLDEAFNAGRINRGDTILLSGFGAGLAWGTGLFRW; encoded by the coding sequence ATGTCTTTAAAAGTTCAAACAAAAAATCAGGTAAACTCAAACGATCTGGAATCAGTTCTAGACGCGTCCGGGTTATTAGACCAGCAGATAAGTCTGGCACCTGAGAATAAAAAAATAGAGAGCAAGCGTGGTCGCCAGGTGATTAGTCAACGAACTAATTCATTGTTGGGGGTCCAGATTGTTTCCAGTGGTTCTTACGTACCCGACAATGTGGTAACGAATCAGGACCTGCAGAAACGGTATGGTTTTGACCCGGAATGGATTGAACAGCGAACGGGAATTCTGGAGCGTCGACATGCTCCTGAGGGAATTGCAACCAGCGATCTCTGCTATGAAGCGGCACAAAAGGCAATTCGTGCTGCCCGCGTGAACCCGGAAGACATCGACCTGTTGATCGTGGGAACGTTTACTCCTGATTTTCAGTGTCCCTCCGTCGCCTGCCTGGTGCAGGACCGTCTCGGACTGGATGCACCTGCCATTGATCTGCAGGCTGCCTGTGCTGGATTCATGTATGCACTGGTGACTGCAGCTCAGTACGTCGCGACCGGTAACAGCAAACTGGCTCTGGTCATCGGTGGTGACTGCAACAGCCGGATTGTCAATCCGGAAGACCGCAGGGTCGCTCCTCTGTTCGGTGATGGTGCTGGAGCTGTGCTCCTGGCCAAAGGTGATCCGCATCAGGGTTTGACCTGTTATCAGACCGGATCAGATGGCAGTGGCTGTTCGCTGCTGGATCGTCCTGCAGGGGGAACCCGTAATCCAGCTACCGCGGAAGACATTCAGGAAGGACGGCATTTCCTGAATATGGACGGCCGGAGCGTCTTTAAATGGGCTGTTCGTACTGTTGCTGATTCCATCGATCTGATGCTGACTAAAACCGGTATGAGCGTGCACGATGTTGATCTGTTTTTAATGCATCAGGCCAACATCCGCATTATTGATTCCGCCTGCGATCAGCTGGGGATTCCCCGTGAAAAGGTCTACAATAACCTTGATCGCTATGGTAACACCTCCGGCGGTTCAATTCCCATTGTTCTGGATGAAGCCTTCAATGCGGGCCGCATTAACCGGGGAGATACAATTCTCCTGAGCGGTTTTGGTGCCGGCCTGGCCTGGGGAACTGGTCTGTTCCGCTGGTAA
- a CDS encoding efflux RND transporter permease subunit, producing the protein MSLTRLAVHRPISTLMASLVLVMLGCVSLSQLAVDLMPDIQNPSISVITIYEGAGPNEAETLITRPIEQTLSSVSGIENILSSSMEGSSTVRLQFQWGTDLTLAINEVRDALNKLRNSLPEGAEDPYIRHFDVADRPIIYLGLNSELDPITLSQLTENQIIPQFEQLEGVARLRMRGGIEREIQIDLDRSKLESLNMGVNEVVNALKQENINQPAGNYEEGNLNLLIRSQGEFTSLEQIENTVVREQSGATVHVRDIANVVDGEKERTELTRMNGKPGILLYVYKQSGANTISVSDLVQKQLERVNKSMPDVQLSIRVDNSEYIRQSIANIQQAALYGMGLAFIVLILFLRSFRSMLVIGVCMPLSVLATFILIYFQGFTLNIISFGGLALGVGMLVDNSIVVLESIFRKREDGLDAKTAAIEGTEEVSGAIIASTMTTLIIFLPLIFIQGTTGILLHQLAWVVGFSLICSLFASLTLTPVMSAYWIPDQTPKTHSRWTRPWFALIDGFHNLNHRMLLLLERIYERILKFSLKHVVLIGFLLLLCFTTTLGLIPRIKTEFLPKTDEAAINVYSSMAAGIQLKKLDQQSRILEQATIESVPEALAIASFIGDSADDADRWNRTTLRIKLSPRTERKRGIEEIRKALDDAIGPIPGMKVQVKAQTEMMVMRMIGRRGGGDLVVQVAGHNMQLAQQIVEQVVGVMKSTPGLINVEAEISDQRPELTASIDREKAGLLKISVQDIAQTLETTIRGTEATLYREEGDEFPVMVRLREEDRNQIGDVQQVGVTTADGRTIPLKNLLKFESDDAPVVIERHNQQRVLRIFADVEGRDLGSIVPELEDNLNAIQIPSGFSVSVAGDWEEQQKSFDALQQGFVLAIILMYMIMASQYESLRDPFYILFAVPLGMIGVIWVFVFTETTLNVQSFIGIVVLSGIVVNNAIVLVDYINQLKRRHPEKPTSELILQAATRRFRPILMTTLTTVLAMIPISLGWGEGGELQAPMARVVVGGLLAGTLITLLAIPLIYQSCTPDAKQTARPATEPVAEPKLSGQTVKSV; encoded by the coding sequence ATGTCCCTGACTCGACTGGCAGTTCACCGACCGATCTCAACCCTGATGGCCTCTCTCGTGCTGGTCATGTTGGGGTGTGTTTCGCTGTCGCAGCTGGCGGTCGACCTGATGCCGGACATTCAAAACCCCAGCATCAGCGTAATTACCATCTATGAAGGTGCGGGGCCCAACGAAGCGGAAACACTGATTACTCGACCGATCGAACAGACCCTGAGCTCGGTTTCCGGAATTGAGAACATTCTCAGCAGCAGCATGGAGGGCAGCAGCACGGTTCGCCTGCAATTCCAGTGGGGCACCGATCTGACCCTGGCAATCAACGAAGTCCGCGACGCGTTGAATAAGCTCCGCAACTCACTGCCGGAAGGGGCAGAGGATCCTTACATCAGACATTTTGACGTCGCTGACCGACCAATTATCTACCTCGGCCTGAACAGCGAACTTGACCCCATTACCCTCTCACAACTGACCGAAAACCAGATCATTCCGCAGTTCGAGCAGCTGGAAGGTGTGGCTCGCCTGCGAATGCGGGGTGGCATTGAACGCGAGATCCAGATTGATCTGGATCGCAGCAAGCTCGAATCACTCAACATGGGTGTGAATGAAGTCGTCAACGCCCTGAAGCAGGAAAACATTAATCAACCAGCGGGAAACTACGAAGAAGGTAACCTGAATTTACTCATCCGCAGCCAGGGCGAATTCACCAGCCTGGAGCAGATCGAAAATACGGTTGTCCGCGAACAATCCGGAGCAACAGTGCATGTCCGGGATATCGCCAATGTCGTTGATGGCGAAAAGGAGCGAACCGAGCTCACCCGTATGAATGGCAAACCGGGGATCCTGCTCTACGTTTATAAACAATCTGGTGCCAATACAATCAGCGTCAGTGATCTGGTACAGAAACAGCTCGAACGCGTCAACAAATCGATGCCCGACGTTCAACTGAGCATACGGGTCGACAACTCGGAATACATCCGGCAGTCAATCGCTAACATCCAGCAGGCGGCCTTGTATGGAATGGGACTGGCCTTCATAGTCCTGATTCTCTTCCTGCGCAGTTTCCGCAGCATGCTGGTGATTGGGGTCTGTATGCCCCTCTCGGTTCTGGCCACCTTCATTCTGATCTACTTCCAGGGCTTCACACTGAATATTATTTCGTTCGGTGGTCTGGCTCTCGGAGTAGGCATGCTGGTCGATAATTCCATCGTGGTGCTGGAAAGCATTTTCCGCAAACGGGAAGACGGTCTGGATGCCAAAACCGCCGCCATCGAAGGTACCGAGGAAGTCTCGGGGGCGATTATCGCCAGCACTATGACCACACTGATCATCTTCCTGCCCTTGATCTTCATCCAGGGGACCACCGGGATTCTGTTGCATCAACTGGCATGGGTTGTCGGTTTCTCACTGATCTGCTCTCTGTTTGCCAGCCTGACTCTGACTCCTGTCATGAGCGCCTACTGGATTCCGGATCAGACCCCGAAAACCCATTCCCGCTGGACCCGCCCCTGGTTTGCACTGATAGACGGGTTCCACAATCTGAACCATCGCATGCTTCTCTTACTGGAGCGGATCTATGAGCGGATATTAAAATTCAGCCTGAAACATGTAGTTCTGATCGGCTTTCTACTGCTGCTCTGCTTTACAACCACACTCGGCCTGATCCCGCGGATTAAAACCGAGTTTCTTCCCAAAACGGATGAAGCAGCCATCAATGTCTATTCCTCAATGGCGGCAGGAATCCAGCTGAAAAAACTCGATCAACAGTCACGGATTCTCGAACAGGCAACCATTGAATCGGTCCCGGAAGCGCTTGCCATTGCATCCTTTATCGGTGATAGCGCTGATGACGCAGACCGCTGGAACCGTACCACGCTCCGCATTAAACTCTCTCCGAGAACGGAGCGAAAACGAGGGATCGAAGAAATCCGCAAAGCCCTCGACGATGCCATCGGTCCAATCCCCGGCATGAAAGTGCAGGTCAAAGCGCAAACCGAAATGATGGTCATGCGTATGATTGGCCGTAGAGGGGGTGGCGACCTGGTCGTACAGGTTGCCGGTCACAACATGCAACTGGCTCAACAGATTGTGGAGCAGGTTGTCGGCGTCATGAAGTCGACTCCCGGATTGATCAATGTCGAAGCAGAAATTTCAGATCAGCGTCCCGAATTGACTGCTTCGATTGACCGTGAAAAAGCAGGCCTGTTAAAAATCAGCGTGCAGGACATCGCCCAGACCCTGGAAACCACCATCCGCGGAACGGAAGCTACGCTCTACCGTGAAGAAGGGGACGAATTCCCCGTCATGGTTCGACTCCGCGAGGAAGACCGCAACCAGATCGGCGACGTCCAGCAGGTCGGCGTCACGACGGCTGACGGTCGTACAATTCCGCTCAAGAATCTTCTTAAATTTGAATCCGATGATGCACCAGTAGTGATTGAACGGCACAACCAGCAGCGGGTGTTGCGAATTTTTGCTGACGTCGAAGGACGGGACCTGGGCAGCATCGTCCCGGAACTGGAAGATAATCTGAACGCGATTCAGATCCCATCTGGTTTCTCAGTCAGTGTCGCCGGGGACTGGGAAGAACAACAGAAAAGCTTTGATGCCCTGCAACAGGGGTTTGTCCTGGCGATTATCCTGATGTACATGATCATGGCTTCGCAGTACGAATCGCTCCGTGATCCATTTTATATTCTGTTCGCTGTCCCACTGGGTATGATCGGTGTCATCTGGGTTTTTGTTTTCACAGAAACGACTCTGAATGTGCAATCCTTCATCGGCATCGTCGTTCTCTCGGGGATCGTCGTCAATAATGCGATCGTTCTGGTGGATTACATTAACCAGTTGAAACGCCGGCATCCTGAAAAACCGACATCTGAGCTGATTCTTCAGGCAGCGACACGCCGCTTCCGGCCGATTCTCATGACCACACTGACCACCGTGCTGGCCATGATCCCGATTTCACTGGGCTGGGGTGAGGGAGGCGAACTGCAGGCCCCGATGGCACGAGTCGTTGTCGGAGGCTTGCTCGCAGGCACTCTAATTACCCTGCTGGCCATTCCGCTGATTTACCAGTCCTGCACTCCGGACGCGAAACAAACTGCGCGGCCAGCCACCGAGCCTGTTGCTGAACCGAAACTGAGCGGTCAAACGGTAAAATCTGTCTGA
- a CDS encoding efflux RND transporter periplasmic adaptor subunit: MKVLIAPACTAIAMVVGWLVYDKSVKDVQVPTKTIIPEPIAVQVTRSTTKTLEKRINLVGNLEAGSQVEVRTRYSGYIKSMPFDVGDRIMEGDVILELNDSENRELVSKAEAALSVAKAQLKAQITSQELAQKAYDRLLVLQKSGVSTRQQMEEAQASLAIQEAQTELEQARVDQAGADLEQSRLRLQENKIIAPTSGFLAERLVDIGDLAKPDVALMKIVNLDHVRTVVHIVEKDYEDVKIGQQAAITVDTFPDQTFSGHVKRKAPVMDPQTRTAAVHIEIPNADFSLKPGMHARVQIVFEHRPETKVLPIASLTRRKDGPGSAVFIIGGNPPMTHRRNIEVGINDGEMVEILSGINAEDLVITLGNRLVDEGQTVTPVEVPMDQILQAPPALPEKTNL; the protein is encoded by the coding sequence ATGAAAGTTCTGATTGCGCCCGCCTGCACAGCGATTGCCATGGTTGTCGGATGGCTGGTCTATGACAAATCCGTCAAAGATGTCCAGGTCCCGACCAAAACCATCATCCCCGAACCGATTGCAGTTCAGGTCACCCGCTCTACTACCAAAACCCTCGAAAAACGGATTAACCTCGTCGGTAACCTGGAGGCAGGTTCCCAGGTAGAAGTCCGGACGCGCTATAGTGGCTACATCAAGTCGATGCCCTTTGACGTCGGCGACCGGATCATGGAAGGCGATGTCATTCTGGAGTTGAATGATTCAGAGAACCGGGAACTGGTATCGAAGGCAGAAGCTGCTCTCAGTGTCGCCAAGGCACAGTTAAAAGCACAAATTACTTCTCAGGAACTCGCCCAGAAGGCCTATGACCGACTGCTGGTACTGCAGAAGTCAGGCGTCAGTACCCGTCAGCAGATGGAAGAAGCACAGGCCAGCCTGGCAATTCAGGAAGCGCAAACGGAACTGGAACAGGCACGCGTCGATCAGGCAGGAGCCGATCTGGAACAAAGTCGCCTGCGTTTGCAGGAAAACAAAATCATTGCTCCCACCAGTGGATTTCTTGCTGAAAGGCTGGTCGATATTGGCGACCTGGCCAAACCGGATGTCGCACTGATGAAAATCGTCAATCTGGATCACGTGCGCACTGTCGTGCATATCGTGGAGAAAGACTACGAGGATGTGAAAATCGGTCAGCAGGCGGCCATCACCGTCGATACGTTTCCCGACCAGACTTTTTCAGGTCATGTTAAACGGAAAGCGCCTGTAATGGATCCGCAGACCAGAACCGCAGCCGTTCACATCGAAATTCCCAATGCAGATTTCTCCTTGAAGCCGGGAATGCATGCCCGCGTGCAGATTGTCTTTGAACATCGCCCGGAAACCAAAGTACTGCCGATCGCCTCACTGACCCGCCGCAAGGATGGCCCGGGTTCTGCAGTCTTTATCATTGGAGGAAATCCCCCGATGACCCATCGCCGCAACATTGAAGTCGGTATCAATGATGGAGAAATGGTGGAAATTCTTTCTGGTATCAATGCAGAAGACCTCGTGATCACTCTGGGAAACCGCCTGGTAGATGAAGGTCAAACGGTGACACCAGTCGAAGTCCCCATGGATCAGATTCTTCAGGCCCCCCCTGCCCTGCCCGAGAAAACGAACCTGTAA
- a CDS encoding glucosamine-6-phosphate isomerase translates to MDLMSTIAGSMMEGYFPAGWDLTKIDQCMSADPTTITDRQPWWHEKFEPVMCGSVTDFDTIMGHEIALTIKQSRDAGEKLALILPVGPMGMYRWAVYFLKEWGVSCDHVYGFNMDEWSDAEGNTLPPDNPGAFQYAMKEAFYGPLGELTVPENQRHFATPDVLPTYAEKIGELKAAGAKLGVIFGIGRVCHIAFWEPHFAGEFNSEEEWKAQTHRIGAKLHPLTIEQNAVTSFKSRTTLVPAYANTIGPGCFLNADKIIGGCDGIFSRGMQWQGMSVWMTLRHEPTSWIPSTYMTTQPGRLIILDELAGPLVAECN, encoded by the coding sequence ATGGATTTAATGAGTACGATTGCCGGTTCGATGATGGAAGGCTATTTTCCAGCCGGCTGGGATCTGACCAAAATTGATCAGTGCATGAGTGCCGATCCGACTACAATTACAGATCGTCAACCATGGTGGCACGAGAAGTTTGAGCCCGTCATGTGTGGCAGTGTTACTGATTTCGATACAATCATGGGGCATGAGATTGCTCTGACGATCAAACAGTCGCGTGATGCAGGCGAAAAGCTGGCATTGATTCTGCCCGTGGGACCGATGGGCATGTATCGTTGGGCTGTTTACTTCCTCAAAGAATGGGGCGTTTCCTGCGATCATGTTTACGGATTCAACATGGATGAATGGAGCGATGCTGAAGGAAATACACTTCCGCCAGATAATCCGGGTGCATTCCAGTATGCCATGAAAGAAGCCTTCTACGGTCCTTTAGGCGAACTGACTGTTCCGGAAAACCAGCGTCACTTCGCTACGCCAGATGTCCTGCCCACTTATGCGGAAAAAATTGGTGAGCTTAAAGCCGCCGGCGCAAAACTGGGTGTGATTTTCGGAATTGGTCGCGTCTGTCATATTGCATTCTGGGAACCTCACTTTGCGGGTGAGTTCAATTCAGAGGAAGAATGGAAAGCACAGACACACCGGATTGGTGCTAAACTGCATCCGCTGACCATTGAGCAGAATGCCGTAACCAGCTTCAAGAGCCGCACGACCCTGGTTCCTGCTTACGCCAATACCATTGGTCCGGGCTGCTTCCTCAACGCCGACAAGATCATCGGTGGTTGCGACGGAATCTTCTCGCGTGGGATGCAGTGGCAGGGCATGAGCGTCTGGATGACTCTGCGTCATGAACCGACCAGCTGGATTCCTTCGACGTACATGACAACTCAACCCGGTCGTCTGATCATTCTGGATGAACTGGCCGGTCCGCTGGTAGCAGAATGTAACTAA